One segment of Cetobacterium sp. NK01 DNA contains the following:
- a CDS encoding MATE family efflux transporter: protein MKKIDLTKGDIRKILLSLAFPIMGSSFLQMVYGLVDMFWVGRIGSNAVAAVGTASFFINLGYAINSMIVIGAGIKISHVIGAKDIENTKEYIKASCTLNFLMAVSFILPIIIFSKNLVRFFNLENEVEKMAQIYLIIGGIGLIFKFFNFLYTRILNSYGESKLPFKISSVGVILNIILDPIFIFVFDWGVAGAAIATVLAEGVNTYLFVKKSKDYFKVESYISKSWSKMKEMMSLGTPIALQRVLFTGFGIAIAKIISQWGPDAIAAQKIGLQIESITFMTIGGLQGAVSSFIGQNYGANLEKRIKEGYQTAMYLCTGIGVVTTVLFIIFPHYLVEIFVQKPETVKIAINYMRIIGLSQLFMCYEIITNGAFSGIGKPKIPSIISIIFTSLRIPMALILSRDEYFGLNGVWISISLSSVLKGVLSPLIFKKYLNEGVDKK, encoded by the coding sequence ATGAAAAAAATAGATTTAACAAAAGGTGATATAAGAAAAATATTACTTTCTTTAGCTTTTCCAATTATGGGATCCTCTTTTTTACAAATGGTGTATGGATTAGTGGATATGTTTTGGGTAGGAAGAATTGGAAGTAATGCTGTAGCAGCAGTTGGAACAGCTAGCTTTTTTATAAATTTGGGCTATGCAATTAACTCAATGATTGTAATAGGAGCTGGAATAAAGATTTCTCATGTAATAGGAGCAAAGGATATTGAAAATACCAAAGAGTATATAAAGGCATCATGTACGTTAAACTTTTTAATGGCAGTATCTTTTATTCTTCCAATTATAATTTTTTCAAAAAATTTAGTAAGGTTTTTTAACTTAGAGAATGAAGTTGAAAAAATGGCTCAAATATACTTAATTATAGGTGGAATAGGATTAATTTTTAAGTTTTTTAACTTTTTATACACAAGAATTTTAAACAGTTATGGAGAAAGTAAACTACCTTTTAAAATAAGTAGTGTAGGAGTTATTTTAAATATAATTTTAGATCCTATATTTATTTTTGTATTTGACTGGGGAGTGGCAGGAGCAGCTATAGCTACAGTTCTAGCAGAGGGAGTTAACACATATTTATTTGTAAAAAAATCGAAAGATTACTTTAAAGTTGAAAGTTATATATCTAAAAGTTGGAGCAAGATGAAAGAGATGATGTCTTTAGGGACTCCTATTGCTCTTCAAAGAGTATTGTTTACTGGATTTGGGATAGCTATTGCAAAAATTATATCTCAGTGGGGACCAGATGCCATAGCAGCTCAAAAGATAGGACTTCAAATTGAGTCTATAACTTTCATGACAATAGGGGGACTTCAGGGAGCAGTTTCAAGTTTTATAGGACAAAACTATGGAGCAAATCTGGAAAAAAGAATAAAAGAAGGATATCAAACTGCAATGTACCTTTGTACAGGGATTGGAGTTGTAACAACAGTATTGTTTATTATTTTTCCTCATTATTTAGTAGAGATATTTGTACAAAAGCCAGAAACAGTTAAGATAGCCATAAATTATATGAGAATAATTGGACTATCTCAACTATTTATGTGTTATGAAATTATAACAAATGGAGCTTTTAGTGGGATTGGTAAGCCTAAGATACCATCTATAATAAGTATAATTTTTACCTCTTTGAGAATTCCAATGGCATTAATATTATCAAGGGATGAATATTTTGGATTAAATGGAGTTTGGATAAGTATATCATTATCAAGCGTATTAAAAGGAGTTTTATCACCATTGATTTTTAAAAAATATTTAAATGAGGGAGTTGATAAAAAATGA
- the gshAB gene encoding bifunctional glutamate--cysteine ligase GshA/glutathione synthetase GshB: MNTMEKIIKENSLGLDIKKGRFGIEKESLRVNEKGELALTNHPEIFGDKIKNPYITVDFSESQIEMITPIESSVEKAYDFLKNIHEIVVTNLKDEYLWSQSVPPILPSEELIPLGKFPQNKELEKYREKLALKYGRKKQLLSGIHFNFSFDDEFLKELYELSKEKTSFKEFKNNIYLKISRNYFKYGWMIIYLLGASPVIHETYLQKCIDKMKKFTEDTYYFEDLVSFRNGSCGYRNEKDFFVNYESVDKYVESLERLIEKESISSAKEYYSPIRLKTKNPKEILLELENIGIEYLEFRSIDLNPFSEIGIEKVDLEFLHLFILFLFLKDDEPFEEKDYFRYLKNQEILANKGNSDEFRLICCEDKNVSPKEYSIVILEEIERHLKAIGAFTNKDEKVLQYQKNKILSNRLYSDLVLKEVKQKGFVKFHMDKAKYFLKEIEKTPYTLKGFEDLELSTQILLKAAIKNGIKFEILDRDENFIVLEKNGKIEYVKQATKTSLDSYVTMLIMENKVVTKKVLEKESIVVPKGRDYFNIEEAKADYRKYKAGIVIKPKSTNFGLGITIFKEEFSKEDYEKALEIAFKEDSSILIENFVKGKEYRVFVIGDEVVGILHRVPANVRGDGERSIKELVEEKNLDPLRGVGYKTPLEKIKLEDPEKLFLKGQGLTIEYIPKKDEVVYLRENSNISTGGDSLDYTDDILDVYKKIAIKASKAVGAKICGVDMMIEDIKNPNPIDNYAIIELNFNPAIHIHCYPYKGKNRNLGEKILKALF; the protein is encoded by the coding sequence ATGAATACAATGGAAAAAATTATAAAAGAAAACAGTTTAGGTTTAGATATAAAAAAAGGAAGATTTGGTATTGAAAAGGAGAGTTTAAGAGTAAATGAAAAGGGAGAGTTAGCATTAACTAATCATCCTGAAATTTTTGGAGATAAAATAAAAAATCCATATATAACAGTAGACTTTTCTGAAAGTCAAATTGAGATGATTACTCCTATAGAAAGCAGTGTAGAAAAAGCCTATGATTTTTTAAAAAATATTCATGAGATAGTCGTAACGAATTTAAAAGATGAGTATTTATGGTCTCAAAGTGTACCTCCAATATTACCATCTGAAGAGTTAATTCCCCTTGGAAAGTTTCCTCAAAATAAAGAGTTAGAGAAATATAGAGAAAAGTTAGCATTAAAATATGGTAGAAAAAAACAACTTTTATCAGGAATACATTTTAATTTTTCTTTTGACGATGAATTTTTAAAGGAGTTATATGAGTTATCTAAGGAGAAAACATCATTTAAAGAGTTTAAAAATAATATTTATTTAAAAATATCTAGAAATTATTTTAAATATGGTTGGATGATTATATATCTATTAGGTGCAAGTCCTGTTATTCATGAGACATATCTTCAAAAATGTATAGACAAAATGAAAAAATTTACAGAGGATACATACTACTTTGAAGATTTAGTTTCTTTTAGAAATGGTAGCTGTGGTTATAGAAATGAAAAAGATTTTTTTGTAAATTATGAAAGTGTAGATAAATATGTTGAAAGTTTAGAAAGATTAATAGAAAAAGAGAGTATTTCAAGTGCAAAAGAGTATTATAGTCCAATTAGGTTAAAAACAAAAAATCCTAAAGAGATATTGTTAGAATTAGAAAATATTGGAATTGAATATTTAGAGTTTAGATCAATAGATTTAAATCCTTTTTCAGAGATAGGTATAGAAAAAGTAGATTTAGAGTTTTTACATCTATTTATACTTTTTCTATTTTTAAAAGATGACGAACCTTTTGAAGAAAAGGATTATTTTAGATATTTAAAAAATCAAGAGATTCTTGCTAATAAGGGTAATTCAGATGAATTTAGGCTAATTTGTTGTGAGGATAAAAATGTTTCTCCAAAAGAGTATTCAATAGTTATTTTAGAGGAGATAGAAAGACACTTAAAAGCTATAGGAGCGTTTACAAATAAGGATGAGAAGGTTTTACAGTATCAAAAAAATAAGATTTTATCAAATAGATTATATTCAGATTTAGTTTTAAAAGAGGTAAAACAAAAGGGGTTTGTAAAGTTTCATATGGACAAAGCAAAATATTTTCTAAAAGAGATAGAGAAAACTCCATATACTCTTAAAGGTTTTGAGGATCTAGAACTATCTACTCAAATACTTTTAAAAGCAGCTATAAAAAATGGAATAAAATTTGAGATTTTAGATAGAGATGAGAATTTTATAGTTTTGGAAAAAAATGGGAAAATAGAGTATGTGAAGCAAGCGACTAAAACATCTTTAGACTCATATGTTACAATGTTAATCATGGAGAATAAAGTTGTTACTAAGAAGGTTTTAGAAAAGGAAAGTATTGTGGTTCCTAAAGGAAGAGATTATTTTAATATTGAAGAAGCAAAGGCTGATTATAGAAAATATAAAGCTGGAATAGTTATAAAACCTAAGTCTACAAACTTTGGACTTGGAATTACAATATTTAAAGAGGAGTTTTCAAAAGAGGATTATGAAAAAGCATTGGAAATAGCTTTTAAAGAGGATAGCTCAATTCTCATAGAGAACTTTGTAAAAGGAAAAGAGTATAGAGTATTTGTTATAGGAGATGAAGTAGTTGGGATTTTACATAGAGTTCCTGCTAATGTAAGGGGAGATGGAGAGAGAAGCATAAAAGAGCTTGTAGAAGAGAAAAATTTAGATCCATTAAGGGGTGTTGGATATAAAACTCCTTTGGAGAAGATAAAATTAGAAGATCCAGAAAAACTATTTTTAAAAGGTCAGGGATTAACTATAGAGTATATTCCTAAAAAGGATGAAGTTGTATATCTAAGAGAAAATTCAAATATAAGTACAGGTGGAGATAGCTTAGATTATACTGATGATATATTAGATGTTTATAAAAAAATTGCTATAAAAGCATCAAAGGCTGTGGGAGCTAAGATATGCGGGGTAGATATGATGATAGAGGATATAAAAAATCCAAATCCAATTGACAATTACGCTATAATAGAGTTAAATTTTAACCCTGCAATACATATTCACTGCTATCCATACAAAGGTAAAAATAGAAACCTAGGAGAAAAAATATTAAAAGCACTATTTTAG
- a CDS encoding L,D-transpeptidase — MKKIIFTFFTLFSLTFSNEVILKKELTYNKYTLEHFYKYKNTSREFQWKKIEDKIFSIERFKNEYGKIGTLRNFKNSNGNPAQLESFLTSPERDKYGVRRYQGIPLYQSLDKKPIRYGWDGSLVGIIGEKDGFVKIKIEGIEGEWWTPKRYVKQILNEPTDKLIVIDRKNQNIVTLQKSYDTWLIRSMNPATTGLDKLPHNYPTPLGTFVVQDKKPRMNYLKLGSSSEIAGFAPYATRFSGGGYIHGIPVELPRTEIIEYSPTLGSTPRSRMCVRNASSHAKYVYEWVKPLRTLIVIIE; from the coding sequence ATGAAAAAAATAATTTTTACTTTTTTTACTTTATTTAGTTTAACTTTTTCAAATGAAGTTATTTTAAAAAAAGAGTTAACTTATAATAAATACACTTTAGAGCATTTTTATAAATATAAAAATACTTCTAGAGAGTTTCAATGGAAAAAAATAGAGGATAAGATATTCTCTATAGAGAGATTTAAAAATGAATATGGGAAAATAGGAACTTTAAGAAATTTTAAAAATTCAAATGGTAATCCAGCTCAATTAGAAAGTTTTTTAACATCTCCAGAAAGAGATAAATATGGTGTTAGAAGATATCAAGGTATACCACTATATCAATCTTTAGATAAAAAACCAATAAGATATGGATGGGATGGATCTTTGGTGGGGATTATAGGAGAAAAGGATGGCTTTGTAAAAATAAAAATAGAGGGTATAGAGGGAGAGTGGTGGACTCCGAAGAGATATGTAAAACAGATATTAAATGAACCTACAGATAAATTAATAGTTATAGATAGAAAAAATCAGAATATAGTTACTTTACAGAAAAGTTATGATACTTGGTTAATTAGAAGTATGAATCCAGCTACTACAGGATTAGACAAGTTACCTCATAACTATCCAACACCTTTAGGAACTTTTGTTGTTCAAGATAAAAAACCTAGGATGAACTATTTAAAACTAGGAAGCTCATCTGAAATTGCTGGATTTGCACCATATGCAACTAGATTTTCAGGTGGAGGATATATTCATGGAATACCAGTGGAGTTACCAAGAACAGAGATTATTGAGTACTCTCCAACTTTAGGGTCAACACCTAGATCTAGAATGTGTGTTAGAAACGCTTCATCTCATGCTAAATATGTTTACGAGTGGGTAAAACCCCTTAGAACTCTTATTGTTATCATTGAATAA
- a CDS encoding Na/Pi cotransporter family protein encodes MIWAILIDFIGSLGIFLYALELVSKESQKVFGENIKEYLKRLTENKYKAIATGAIVTGIVQSSSVVSVLIVNLVNSGILNLRDSIGLILGTNIGTTATGWIFSIKITAFSIPLIAVGSIIYFFSNKEVEKSKGKFIFGFGLLLLGLQYMSSSINPLRNDPNFIALFTLFKADTYFNIIKVVAIGTAVTAIIQSSSAAVGIILTLGLQGLINLETILALILGANIGTTITPIISSLNSSYEAKRTAILCFFVKFILAIFFILVFPAYVKIVEILTASNGVAIKTAVANTFVNVVNTIIFLPFFGTIERVFSNIYKGKIDKVSISETELNTFLEITSNTMINIFNKEIIKVMKIIEDIFSKNEESESYKKIVLIDKEITEYFILKSGTLEKNIDSFKIYRYIKILSELKTIAKYLLKIKKNLSKENQKKEITNFYKILNIIFNDIRESYEDKKNNGLDDTLENITFLEKEIVAFQEKETGLENLKILTLYKRVIVHFRDLVKLYIEIKDIKFIKKSFRV; translated from the coding sequence ATGATTTGGGCTATTTTAATTGATTTCATAGGAAGTTTAGGGATATTTTTATATGCACTAGAATTAGTGTCAAAGGAAAGCCAAAAAGTTTTTGGAGAAAATATAAAAGAATATTTAAAAAGATTAACTGAAAATAAATATAAGGCTATTGCTACAGGAGCTATTGTAACAGGTATAGTTCAGTCCTCTTCAGTTGTATCAGTTTTAATTGTTAACTTGGTAAATTCAGGAATTTTAAATTTAAGAGATTCAATAGGATTAATTTTAGGAACGAACATCGGAACTACAGCAACAGGATGGATATTTAGCATTAAAATAACAGCTTTTTCAATACCTTTAATAGCTGTGGGTAGTATAATCTATTTTTTCTCAAATAAAGAGGTCGAGAAATCAAAAGGAAAGTTTATCTTTGGATTTGGGTTGCTACTTTTAGGGCTTCAATATATGAGTAGCTCTATAAACCCACTGAGAAATGATCCTAACTTTATAGCTCTTTTTACACTTTTCAAAGCTGACACATATTTTAATATAATAAAAGTTGTTGCCATAGGAACAGCTGTAACAGCTATAATTCAATCCTCCTCAGCAGCAGTGGGAATTATTTTAACACTTGGTCTTCAAGGATTAATAAATTTAGAAACAATATTAGCTTTAATATTAGGAGCAAACATAGGAACAACTATAACTCCTATTATATCATCTTTAAACAGTAGTTATGAGGCTAAAAGAACAGCCATACTTTGTTTTTTTGTAAAATTTATTTTAGCTATATTTTTTATTCTAGTATTTCCTGCCTATGTAAAGATTGTAGAAATTTTAACAGCATCTAATGGGGTAGCAATAAAAACTGCAGTAGCAAATACTTTTGTTAATGTAGTAAATACTATTATATTTTTACCTTTTTTTGGAACGATAGAAAGAGTATTTTCTAATATTTATAAAGGTAAGATTGATAAAGTATCCATTTCAGAGACAGAATTAAATACATTTTTAGAGATAACATCAAATACAATGATAAACATCTTTAACAAAGAGATAATAAAAGTTATGAAGATTATTGAAGATATTTTTTCAAAAAATGAAGAGAGTGAAAGTTATAAAAAAATAGTGTTAATAGATAAAGAGATCACAGAATATTTTATTTTAAAATCAGGTACTTTAGAAAAAAATATAGATAGTTTTAAAATATATCGGTATATTAAAATTTTATCTGAATTGAAAACCATTGCTAAATATTTACTAAAAATAAAGAAAAATTTATCAAAAGAGAATCAAAAAAAAGAGATTACAAATTTTTATAAAATCTTAAATATTATCTTTAATGATATTAGAGAATCTTATGAGGATAAGAAAAATAATGGATTAGATGATACTTTAGAAAATATAACGTTTTTAGAAAAAGAGATAGTAGCTTTTCAAGAAAAAGAAACAGGTTTAGAAAATTTAAAAATATTAACACTATATAAGCGAGTAATAGTTCACTTTAGAGATTTAGTAAAATTATATATAGAAATTAAAGATATCAAATTTATAAAAAAGAGCTTTAGAGTTTAG